A single window of Culicoides brevitarsis isolate CSIRO-B50_1 chromosome 3, AGI_CSIRO_Cbre_v1, whole genome shotgun sequence DNA harbors:
- the LOC134833726 gene encoding BAG domain-containing protein Samui, with translation MPQNNQQQGQAQPQAQQQQPNVRMIPIFVEGRDQPVIPRDIPDSSSSGSIPEMGQVPQYPPGRQEMPRMSPNMSDFANDMPGFSHGSIFDRAKDFPVRRSFPTAQEFFNRGASPSRESPIRQVPINHVNEPAFSPFGANSHQQFMPSRRQQPSPPTQQMPFPPNKQPRSRTSSRNSEEPAGQQQEFEQQARQVPIQRQSPAPQQQQQQQQQRAPSEEPKPKPMPEGPIEKIQKIQKNVLDLMTQVEQFNGKTKKDKEYIYLDEMLTQNLLRLDDVETGGKENVKLARKEAVKCINRCLSVLEAKAEAAEHPSDAAPMETNVTQNGEIAPENTQNENQQMEVDPSNNQEQAAPEKQASRGSIYDNHDPNAPATQQNSEQPASQKEGTPQPTNEKRESKENSPAVQQQQQQKEPTPPVAEAAVAKSGSGSSQK, from the coding sequence ATGCCTCAAAATAACCAGCAACAAGGACAGGCACAGCCGCAGGCACAGCAACAGCAGCCAAACGTACGAATGATTCCCATTTTCGTGGAGGGTCGTGATCAGCCTGTGATTCCGCGTGACATCCCCGATTCGTCGAGCAGCGGTTCAATTCCCGAAATGGGACAAGTGCCACAATACCCGCCGGGACGCCAAGAAATGCCTCGGATGTCGCCAAACATGTCGGATTTCGCAAATGACATGCCTGGCTTCTCACACGGATCAATTTTCGATCGTGCCAAAGATTTTCCGGTGCGTCGTAGCTTCCCCACGGCACAGGAATTCTTCAATCGAGGCGCGAGTCCATCGCGCGAATCCCCAATTCGACAAGTGCCCATAAATCACGTGAATGAACCTGCGTTTTCGCCATTTGGCGCGAATTCACATCAACAATTTATGCCGTCGCGTCGCCAACAACCGTCGCCGCCCACGCAGCAGATGCCATTTCCGCCAAATAAGCAACCGCGATCACGAACTTCGTCGAGAAACAGCGAAGAACCCGCCGGGCAACAGCAGGAATTCGAACAACAAGCTCGCCAAGTGCCGATTCAGCGTCAAAGTCCTGCgccgcagcagcaacaacaacaacaacaacaaagagcTCCTTCCGAAGAACCAAAGCCGAAACCCATGCCCGAAGGCCcgatcgaaaaaattcaaaaaatccagaaaaatGTCCTGGATTTGATGACGCAAGTCGAACAATTCAACGGCAAAACGAAAAAGGACAAGGAATACATTTATCTCGACGAGATGCTGACACAGAATCTCCTGCGACTCGACGACGTTGAAACGGGCGGCAAGGAAAATGTCAAATTGGCACGCAAGGAAGCCGTCAAATGCATCAATCGATGCCTTTCCGTACTTGAAGCGAAGGCAGAAGCAGCTGAACATCCCTCAGATGCCGCTCCAATGGAGACAAATGTCACGCAAAACGGCGAAATTGCCCCGGAAAATACTCAGAACGAAAATCAGCAAATGGAAGTCGATCCCTCGAATAACCAAGAACAAGCGGCACCCGAAAAACAAGCTTCCCGCGGGTCAATTTACGATAATCACGACCCAAATGCACCCGCGACGCAACAAAATTCAGAACAACCGGCGTCACAGAAGGAAGGAACGCCCCAGCCCACGAACGAAAAGCGCGAAAGCAAAGAAAACAGCCCGGcagtgcagcagcagcaacaacaaaaggaACCAACTCCGCCCGTAGCTGAAGCCGCTGTAGCGAAATCTGGATCAGGATCTAGTCAAAAATAG
- the LOC134834756 gene encoding succinate dehydrogenase [ubiquinone] cytochrome b small subunit, mitochondrial, translated as MALAMMLRSTCRNAALPSLMLRNAAKVSTFAVRPALQKSLMVAPVQMLRQTMPVARSAVQQQVVRQSSGAAAGHSHVTLWKVEKVVAIGILLGCIPLMAVMPGKATEALFATMAVAHTHWGWEAIVCDYVRAVVFGRFIAKAAIIATYMFSAGLLAGLLNFIYNDIGIVATVKKVWAIEGKK; from the exons ATGGCTTTAGCAATGATGTTGCGTTCGACCTGCAGAAATGCTG CTTTGCCGTCGTTGATGTTGCGAAATGCGGCAAAAGTCTCGACATTTGCGGTTCGCCCGGCTTTGCAAAAATCCTTGATGGTCGCTCCCGTGCAAATGTTGCGACAAACGATGCCCGTCGCACGTTCCGCGGTGCAACAACAAGTCGTGCGTCAATCGTCGGGCGCCGCTGCGGGTCACAGTCACGTGACTTTGTGGAAAGTTGAGAAAGTCGTGGCAATCGGCATTTTGTTGGGATGCATTCCATTGATGGCAGTGATGCCGGGCAAGGCTACCGAAGCACTTTTCGCCACGATGGCAGTGGCACACACACATTGGGGCTGGGAAGCGATCGTTTGCGATTACGTTCGTGCCGTCGTTTTCGGGAGATTTATCGCAAAAGCTGCCATTATTGCGACTTACATGTTCAGTGCGGGACTTTTGGCTGGCTTGTTGAATTTCATCTACAACGACATCGGAATTGTTGCTACCGTCAAGAAGGTTTGGGCCATCGAGGGCAAGAAATAG
- the LOC134833080 gene encoding translocon-associated protein subunit delta has translation MLQKIAKIAVFLAIVGCTSAAVCTGPTVKSTSFTTTDGKIVSQIAFIAEFTLKCSNNAEKVALFAEVDGKISPVSRVGDNQYQISWSEDLKKASSGDHQVNLYDEEGYAAYRKAQRSGESTANVKPLTKLSVYHPGTYKGAWIKSELLATILISGAAYLAFSTRNKLIN, from the exons atgcttcaaaaaatCGCTAAAATCGCCGTTTTCTTGGCAATTGTTGGATGCACAAGTGCCGCCGTTTGCACCGGACCCACAGTGAAGAGCACTTCATTCACAACCACCGACGGGAAAATtgtgag CCAAATCGCTTTTATCGCGGAATTCACGCTGAAATGCTCGAATAACGCCGAGAAAGTTGCTCTCTTTGCCGAAGTCGATGGAAAAATCTCGCCCGTGAGTCGTGTCGGTGACAACCAATATCAA attAGCTGGAGTGAAGACCTCAAAAAGGCGTCGAGTGGCGATCATCAAGTGAATTTGTATGACGAGGAAGGTTACGCTGCCTATCGCAAGGCTCAACGGTCTGGCGAAAGCACCGCAAACGTCAAGCCATTGACGAAATTGAGCGTTTATCATCCGGGAACCTACAAGGGAGCATGGATCAAGTCGGAACTCTTGGCTACGATTCTCATTAGCGGCGCTGCGTACTTGGCTTTCTCGACGCGCAACAAGTTGATCAACTAA
- the LOC134833507 gene encoding vacuolar protein sorting-associated protein 51 homolog codes for MSEKSTSSNPYDMDGAGFDADQYLNRLLKDCSLKQIMDVEAAIVKDTQTLHSDMQTLVYENYNKFISATDSIRKMKDNFNKMETEMNQLMGKMSKITSFSDQITGTLQGTRTQLTKLSGKHSLLKRLQFLSSLPSKLKSHIDEGNYAQAVQDYTHAQKVLQQYGDQPSFHGIQEDCIKIIENLKSQLKKDFQMAGKSAKSLTETGELLLMLGEKPSALSKEMLTFANQRLHEQIVMLQDQTDRDMIEFIDLGIDGFLNDLTLVVSSYYDMFLAKHLDQEADEFEQIARNDLNSFVAKNLEKYLSLVQDRVEVETGRGDSQILLRALDRLHRRLSAMKNLCRGVDMAKTGIDIIINAAHQLCVAHLKNLKDHFSDNLSSVRLSLVSAKIDASNQQGGLKELIDNLFVSTLEKVKGVLQDLLVFLQSEWSFNLKSNYKETLCVEGIRENLLVTFLRHCAAQMTSFSDLNSSSPPNLLLVLAKFCIQMEQTGVRQLITMVDELYDINSVASALLTHETELAAEMHDAAQALIDAYVKQQGINLSQMLRKSVETRDWLNCLEPRSVRAVMKRVVEELSVFENTLNGLFESGIRTTASSDSSRKTHFSLTTASRQHRSTWSTYTPSNLDTSIVSNIHRLFSEKIEIFNPVEFSKVSILTGIIKISLKTLMECVRLRTFSKFGLQQIQVDAHYLQMNLWRFVSDENLIHFLLDEILGSAVLRCVEPCLMEPNAVEIICERS; via the exons ATGAGCGAAAAAAGTACTTCCTCCAATCCATACGACATGGATGGAGCTGGATTTGATGCCGATCAATATCTAAACCGCTtattaaag gACTGCTccttaaaacaaataatggaCGTCGAAGCAGCAATTGTCAAAGACACCCAAACCCTCCACAGCGACATGCAAACCCTCGTTTacgaaaattacaacaaattcATCTCCGCTACCGACAGCATCCGCAAAATGAAGgacaatttcaacaaaatggAAACCGAAATGAACCAACTGATGggaaaaatgagcaaaattaCGAGTTTCAGCGATCAAATCACAGGCACGTTGCAAGGAACGCGCACTCAATTGACCAAACTCAGCGGAAAACATTCCCTTTTGAAGCGTTTACAGTTCCTCAGCTCCCTGCCGTCAAAGTTAAAGTCGCACATCGACGAAGGAAACTACGCGCAAGCCGTTCAGGATTACACCCACGCCCAAAAAGTACTTCAGCAGTATGGGGATCAACCATCCTTCCACGGAATCCAAGAAGATTGcatcaaaattatcgaaaatctCAAGTCGCAACTGAAAAAAGACTTTCAAATGGCGGGAAAATCCGCAAAATCCTTGACAGAAACTGGCGAATTGCTTCTTATGCTTGGAGAAAAGCCCTCAGCGTTGTCTAAAGAGATGTTGACGTTCGCAAATCAGCGGTTACACGAACAAATTGTCATGCTGCAGGACCAAACGGACCGCGATATGATCGAATTTATCGATTTAGGCATCGATGGGTTCCTAAATGACCTCACGTTGGTCGTTAGTTCGTACTATGACATGTTTCTGGCGAAGCATTTGGACCAAGAAGCCGatgaatttgaacaaattgcGAGAAATGACCTCAATTCGTTCGTCGCGAagaatttggaaaaatatttaagtctcGTACAGGATCGAGTGGAAGTCGAAACAGGTCGGGGTGACTCCCAAATCTTATTACGGGCTCTGGATCGGCTCCATCGACGCTTATCGGCGATGAAAAACTTGTGCCGCGGCGTGGATATGGCAAAAACCGGCATCGACATCATCATTAACGCAGCGCATCAATTGTGTGTGgctcatttgaaaaatttaaaagatcatTTCTCGGATAATTTAAGTTCCGTGCGACTTTCACTCGTTTCTGCCAAAATTGACGCCAGCAATCAACAAGGAGGCTTAAAGGAATTAATTGACAATTTATTTGTGTCGACTTTGGAAAAGGTCAAGGGAGTTTTGCAAGACTTACTCGTTTTTTTGCAATCCGAATGGTCCTTCAACCTCAAATCGAACTACAAGGAAACGCTCTGCGTCGAGGGAATTCGCGAAAATCTCCTCGTCACATTCCTCCGACACTGCGCCGCCCAAATGACGTCATTTTCCGACCTCAATTCCAGCAGTCCGCCCAATTTGCTGCTCGTACTGGCGAAATTTTGCATCCAAATGGAGCAAACGGGCGTTCGGCAACTCATCACGATGGTTGACGAGCTCTACGACATCAATTCCGTGGCAAGTGCTTTGCTGACGCACGAAACTGAGCTCGCAGCGGAGATGCACGATGCAGCCCAGGCCCTCATTGACGCTTATGTCAAGCAACAAGGCATCAATTTGTCGCAAATGCTGCGAAAAAGTGTCGAAACGCGTGATTGGCTGAACTGTTTGGAGCCCAGATCCGTGAGGGCGGTCATGAAACGCGTCGTCGAAGAACTTTCCGTCTTCGAAAATACCTTAAACGGGTTATTTGAGTCGGGAATCAGGACAACGGCAAGTAGCGATTCGAGTCGGAAGACACATTTTAGTTTGACAACGGCGTCAAGACAACATCGATCCACGTGGTCGACTTATACGCCCTCGAATTTAGACACGAGTATCGTTTCCAACATTCATCGGTTGTTTTCGgagaaaattgagatttttaatcCGGTTGAGTTTTCGAAGGTGTCTATTTTGACGGGAATTATTAAGATTAGTCTCAAAACGCTGATGGAATGTGTGAGGTTGAGGACTTTTAGTAAGTTTGGGCTGCAGCAGATTCAGGTTGATGCGCATTATTTGCAGATGAATTTGTGGCGATTCGTGTCCGATGAgaatttgattcattttttgttggatGAGATATTGGGAAGTGCTGTTTTGAGATGTGTGGAGCCTTGTTTGATGGAACCGAATGCGGTAGAGATCATTTGTGAAAGAAgttaa
- the LOC134833078 gene encoding tumor protein p73: MVDNNLPIEDFSSLPPSDLDQYFNHLDATFDQQAVDLSHLDKPPTLDEVESAHRFEVTLPGESSGKSSWVYSAALKKVFIKMNSPFTITVNYQNPELNPTPGNLYLRVIPVFTEPEDHHVPVNRCKHHSSATDNHILACKNNTAKFEGEPTETDYGKRLCVVMPLCSKAPEVLENVTLEFYCQNSCPSGINRRATALIFVLETERREIVGKRLMYFKVCSCPKRDKQKEEESVEQQRNGIAQPKRRADNQLTPGNGKRPCKIIKKTVEIKQEFPTPSQTPNNFAQMPEEPTPDTISFTLNVANHDALLRVLQSAADIHSVMAVESNDSISSQHFLKCRKNLLRDKEMMEQLMQMQQQQQQYEPESHNFMQ, encoded by the exons atggtCGACAACAATTTGCCAATCGAGGACTTTAGTTCGCTTCCGCCATCGGATCTCGATCAATATTTCAACCATTTGGATGCGACTTTTGACCAGCAAGCTGTCGATTTGAGTCATCTCGATAAGCCGCCGACCCTGGATGAAGTCGAAAGTGCCCACAGATTCGAGGTTACGCTTCCGGGCGAGTCTTCCGGGAAGTCCAGCTGGGtc TATTCGGCTGCCTTGAAAAAAGTCTTCATCAAGATGAACAGTCCCTTCACAATTACggtaaattatcaaaatccgGAGCTGAATCCGACTCCGGGCAACTTGTATTTGCGTGTCATTCCGGTTTTTACGGAGCCCGAGGATCATCATGTGCCTGTGAATCGCTGCAAACATCACTCGAGTGCCACAGACAATCATATTTTGGCTTGTAAGAATAATACTGCCAAGTTTGAGGGGGAGCCGACAGAGACGGATTACGGGAAACGGTTGTGCGTTGTGATGCCGCTGTGCTCGAAGGCGCCAGAAGTGTTGGAAAATGTCACGTTGGAGTTTTATTGTCAGAACTCGTGTCCCTCGGGCATCAATCGCCGTGCTACTGccttaatttttgtacttgaAACTGAACG tcgcgAGATCGTTGGAAAACGTCTCATGTACTTCAAAGTTTGCTCCTGCCCAAAACGCGACAAGCAAAAGGAAGAAGAAAGTGTCGAACAGCAACGAAATGGAATTGCTCAACCCAAACGTCGTGCAGATAATC AACTCACTCCGGGCAACGGAAAACGCCCTtgcaaaatcatcaaaaagacCGTGGAAATCAAGCAAGAGTTCCCGACGCCATCTCAAACTCCCAACAACTTTGCTCAAATGCCCGAGGAGCCCACGCCCGACACAATTTCCTTCACGCTCAACGTCGCCAATCACGACGCCCTTCTCAGAGTTCTTCAAAGTGCCGCCGACATTCACAGCGTGATGGCTGTGGAGTCCAATGACAGCATCAGCAGTCAACATTTCCTCAAGTGCCGCAAAAATTTGTTGCGCGACAAGGAAATGATGGAACAGTTGATGCAAatgcagcaacagcagcagcaatacGAGCCGGAGTCGCACAATTTTATGCAATAA
- the LOC134834755 gene encoding phosphatidylglycerophosphatase and protein-tyrosine phosphatase 1 isoform X2, translated as MFARVTFYPTLFYNIFMERVSARRWYDRIDDNMILGALPFRTMSEELVKKENIKAVVSMNEDYELWFSNNAERWAQHNVKFLQLATTDIFESPDQGKLRKGVEFINRFLPEGQKIKGIPCDFTDEAGTVYVHCKAGRTRSATLVGCYLMMKNGWTPEQAVAHMKDCRPHILLHNKQWEALRIFHTDNVGKSNLDSNNSRAKGS; from the exons ATGTTTGCTCGCGTAACGTTCTATCCGACGTTGTTCTATAACATTTTCATGGAACGCGTTTCGGCAAGGCGATGGTACGATCGGATTGACGACAACATGATACTCGGCGCCCTGCCGTTTAGGACAATGAGTGAAGAG ctcgtgaaaaaagaaaacatcaaAGCGGTTGTCTCCATGAACGAAGATTACGAACTGTGGTTCTCCAATAATGCCGAGCGCTGGGCGCAACACAACGTCAAATTCCTCCAACTAGCTACCACAGACATCTTCGAGTCACCAGATCAGGGAAAACTCCGAAAGGGGGTCGAATTCATCAATCGCTTCTTACCCGaaggacaaaaaatcaaaggtATTCCTTGCGATTTTACAGACGAAGCGGGAACTGTTTATGTTCATTGCAAAGCAGGACGTACCAGGAGTGCGACATTGGTTGGATGTTACCTCATgatg aaaaatggaTGGACCCCCGAACAAGCAGTAGCTCATATGAAGGATTGTCGTCCCCATATTTTACTTCACAACAAACAATGGGAAGCGCTGAGGATCTTCCACACAGATAACGTTGGAAAAAGCAACTTAGACAGTAATAATAGTCGGGCAAAGGGCAGCtaa
- the LOC134834755 gene encoding phosphatidylglycerophosphatase and protein-tyrosine phosphatase 1 isoform X1, with amino-acid sequence MGVVSMFARVTFYPTLFYNIFMERVSARRWYDRIDDNMILGALPFRTMSEELVKKENIKAVVSMNEDYELWFSNNAERWAQHNVKFLQLATTDIFESPDQGKLRKGVEFINRFLPEGQKIKGIPCDFTDEAGTVYVHCKAGRTRSATLVGCYLMMKNGWTPEQAVAHMKDCRPHILLHNKQWEALRIFHTDNVGKSNLDSNNSRAKGS; translated from the exons ATG GGTGTCGTCAGTATGTTTGCTCGCGTAACGTTCTATCCGACGTTGTTCTATAACATTTTCATGGAACGCGTTTCGGCAAGGCGATGGTACGATCGGATTGACGACAACATGATACTCGGCGCCCTGCCGTTTAGGACAATGAGTGAAGAG ctcgtgaaaaaagaaaacatcaaAGCGGTTGTCTCCATGAACGAAGATTACGAACTGTGGTTCTCCAATAATGCCGAGCGCTGGGCGCAACACAACGTCAAATTCCTCCAACTAGCTACCACAGACATCTTCGAGTCACCAGATCAGGGAAAACTCCGAAAGGGGGTCGAATTCATCAATCGCTTCTTACCCGaaggacaaaaaatcaaaggtATTCCTTGCGATTTTACAGACGAAGCGGGAACTGTTTATGTTCATTGCAAAGCAGGACGTACCAGGAGTGCGACATTGGTTGGATGTTACCTCATgatg aaaaatggaTGGACCCCCGAACAAGCAGTAGCTCATATGAAGGATTGTCGTCCCCATATTTTACTTCACAACAAACAATGGGAAGCGCTGAGGATCTTCCACACAGATAACGTTGGAAAAAGCAACTTAGACAGTAATAATAGTCGGGCAAAGGGCAGCtaa